The following coding sequences lie in one Glycine soja cultivar W05 chromosome 16, ASM419377v2, whole genome shotgun sequence genomic window:
- the LOC114389772 gene encoding cytochrome P450 CYP736A12-like: MLSRGGYEYLEQKLMVEKTKKKLEEATQFGSTEGVIDPPSPIRRHEKWKMARTKKTGQMTSEGLALPLEPEVGPSAARVNTKGSCVDPSPTNPNMGDSDKCRLYIEENPSCLGQDNKVKDFVDVMLGFVGSKEYEYRIEQPNINAILLDMLLGSMDTSATAIEWTLSELLKNPRVMKKVQMELETMVGMQRKVKESDLDKLEYLDMVIKEKMRLHPVAPLLMPHQSREDCMVGDFFIPRKSRVVVNAWAIMRDSSAWSEAEKFWPERFFFLK, from the exons atgttgtctcgtgggggttatgaatatttagaacagAAGCTGATGGttgagaaaacaaagaaaaaactggAGGAAGCTACTCAGTTCGGAAGCACTGAGGGTGTCATtgaccctccatctcccataAGACGACATgagaagtggaagatggctcgcaccaagaaaactgggCAGATGACGTCTGAG ggacttgcactgcctctGGAGCCTGAGGTTGGTCCCTCAGCTGCTCGTGTCAACACAAAGGgtagttgtgttgatccctcaccGACCAATCCAAACAtgggtgactcagacaaatgcAGGTTGTACATCGAAGAAAATCCTTCTTGCCTG ggACAAGACAATAAGGTGAAGGATTTTGTGGATGTTATGTTAGGCTTTGTTGGTAGCAAGGAATATGAATACCGTATTGAACAGCCCAACATCAATGCTATATTGCTA GATATGCTATTGGGTTCAATGGATACTTCGGCTACAGCAATTGAGTGGACACTTTCAGAGCTCCTAAAGAATCCACGGGTGATGAAGAAAGTCCAAATGGAGTTGGAAACTATGGTGGGTATGCAGAGGAAGGTGAAGGAATCAGACTTGGACAAGTTGGAGTATTTGGATATGGTTATAAAGGAAAAGATGAGGCTCCATCCAGTGGCACCGTTACTAATGCCACACCAATCGAGGGAAGATTGCATGGTTGGAGACTTTTTCATACCAAGAAAATCAAGGGTGGTAGTAAATGCATGGGCAATTATGAGAGACTCAAGTGCATGGAGTGAGGCAGAAAAGTTCTGGCcagagagatttttttttctgaaataa